The proteins below are encoded in one region of Prosthecobacter sp. SYSU 5D2:
- a CDS encoding DUF4351 domain-containing protein encodes VYAFNVDSSLDLEQIARRMEDNRTLRNQTMSIAQKLIAQGREEGYGQGVLKTCLRLARKKWGALSDETIAAIESLNYGQLEQLTEDLLDMSSEADLKQWMQAQAGH; translated from the coding sequence GGTGTACGCCTTCAACGTGGACAGCAGCCTTGACCTGGAGCAGATCGCCCGTAGAATGGAAGACAACCGCACGTTGCGGAATCAGACCATGTCCATCGCGCAAAAACTGATCGCCCAGGGCCGTGAAGAAGGCTATGGGCAGGGTGTGCTGAAGACTTGCCTGCGGCTGGCGCGGAAAAAGTGGGGCGCGCTTTCGGACGAGACGATTGCCGCGATTGAATCCCTGAACTATGGCCAGTTGGAGCAGCTCACGGAGGACCTCCTGGACATGAGCAGCGAGGCCGATCTGAAGCAGTGGATGCAGGCCCAGGCCGGACATTAA